Proteins encoded in a region of the Prunus persica cultivar Lovell chromosome G4, Prunus_persica_NCBIv2, whole genome shotgun sequence genome:
- the LOC18778230 gene encoding uncharacterized protein LOC18778230 — translation MKSTFGSLLKLRILLPTSPNFLFLPKILLPTTWFIFTPATYSTVCHTEEDSVGEDIEDQSKTSVQIMKQFGCTDTEISNIFTRGPFLLKADANQLQSKLERLTWLGISAPELAKIINDRPRFLTCRVNHCFDERVEFLMTLFGSKEVLAKAILRNPSFLTHDLHKKIKPVIALYEGIGLSMPDLIQMLLSRPTLIPRTSFNEEKMEYIGKTGVPNDSRMFKYVVTIIGVSRLETIRQKVANLEKFGFSEDEVFLFFGKSPFVLTLSVDKVQRNMTFILGEMKLPATTVLEHPSLLFKNLEDVLKPRVLLARKVQEMGLDLQINGPMMVRAMRMTERRFLKVFVNCHPKDAADELIEYYKNVKGVKRLAEASKKNFQKGFPF, via the coding sequence ATGAAATCCACATTTGGGTCCTTACTTAAGCTCCGCATCTTATTGCCCACCTCGccaaatttcttatttttgccCAAGATTCTGCTCCCAACAACTTGGTTTATTTTCACACCCGCCACCTATTCGACGGTTTGCCACACCGAGGAAGACAGTGTAGGAGAAGACATTGAAGACCAATCCAAGACCTCTGTGCAAATTATGAAGCAATTCGGTTGTACTGATACTGAAATATCTAATATTTTCACTCGGGGGCCTTTTCTACTGAAAGCTGACGCTAACCAGCTTCAGTCCAAACTCGAACGTTTAACGTGGTTGGGCATCAGTGCTCCTGAGCTTGCGAAGATTATCAATGATCGGCCCCGGTTTCTCACTTGTCGAGTTAACCATTGCTTTGATGAACGGGTTGAGTTCTTGATGACATTGTTTGGATCAAAGGAAGTGCTTGCCAAAGCCATATTAAGGAACCCGTCTTTCTTGACCCATGACCTTCACAAGAAAATCAAACCGGTCATTGCGCTATATGAAGGAATTGGTCTTAGTATGCCAGACTTGATCCAGATGCTTCTATCACGGCCTACATTGATACCAAGAACTTCCTTTAATGAAGAAAAGATGGAATATATAGGAAAAACCGGAGTTCCAAATGATTCCAGAATGTTCAAGTATGTTGTTACGATAATTGGCGTTTCGCGCCTTGAAACTATCCGTCAGAAAGTTGCAAACTTGGAGAAGTTTGGTTTCTCAGAAGATGaggtttttctcttttttgggaAGTCTCCGTTTGTCTTGACACTATCAGTCGATAAGGTTCAGAGGAACATGACTTTCATTTTAGGAGAAATGAAGCTTCCTGCTACTACAGTTCTTGAGCACCCAAGTTTGCTATTCAAGAATCTGGAGGATGTGTTGAAGCCACGAGTACTTCTTGCCAGGAAGGTGCAGGAAATGGGTCTTGATTTACAGATTAATGGCCCTATGATGGTGAGGGCAATGCGGATGACGGAGAGGAGGTTTTTGAAAGTATTTGTTAATTGTCACCCAAAGGATGCTGCTGATGAATTGATTGAGTACTACAAAAATGTGAAGGGTGTTAAGCGATTGGCAGAAGCCTCAAAGAAGAACTTCCAAAAAGGATTTCCTTTCTGA
- the LOC18780967 gene encoding thiosulfate/3-mercaptopyruvate sulfurtransferase 1, mitochondrial isoform X1, which translates to MASSLFTRTLLGHHRLFHSASHSLCQKPQIFSSLFNRGIEHLRADPAYTKYKASGWVPRAMASSVAGARAEFTTQSVSTNEPVVSVDWLHANLKEPDLKVLDASWYMPDEQRNPIQEYQVAHIPGALFFDVDGISDRTTKLPHMLPSEEAFAAAVSALGIENKNDLVVYDGKGIFSAARVWWMFRVFGHDRVWVLDGGLPRWRASGYDVESSASGDAILKASAASEAIEKVYKGQAVGPTTFQTKFQPHLVWTIDQVRKNVEERTHEHIDARSKARFDGTALEPRKGIRSGHVPGSKCVPFPQLLDSSVTLLPADKLKNRFDEAGISLESPIVTSCGTGVTACILALGLHRLGKPEVAVYDGSWTEWGAQSDTPIDTSS; encoded by the exons ATGGCTTCATCTCTTTTCACAAGGACTCTCTTGGGTCATCATCGCCTTTTCCACTCTGCTTCACACTCACTCTGTCAAAAGCCCcaaattttctcttctctgttCAAT AGGGGAATAGAACACTTACGAGCTGACCCTGCCTATACGAAATATAAAGCATCTGGTTGGGTTCCTCGTGCAATGGCTTCATCAGTAGCTGGGGCAAGAGCAGAGTTTACAACACAATCTGTGTCTACAAATGAGCCTGTTGTTTCTGTTGATTGGCTCCATGCTAACCTTAAGGAGCCTGATCTGAAG GTGTTGGATGCCTCTTGGTACATGCCTGATGAGCAAAGGAATCCAATTCAAGAGTATCAG GTTGCTCACATTCCTGGTGCACTTTTCTTTGATGTAGATGGAATATCAGATCGCACTACAAAA TTACCGCATATGTTACCATCAGAGGAAGCCTTTGCTGCTGCTGTTTCGGCTCTTGGCATTGAGAACAAAAATGATCTAGTGGTGTATGATGGAAAAGGGATCTTTAGTGCAGCTCGTGTATGGTG GATGTTCCGAGTATTTGGCCATGACAGAGTCTGGGTTTTAGATGGAGGCCTACCAAGATGGCGTGCATCTGGATATGATGTTGAATCTAGCGCGTCTGGTGATGCAATTTTAAAAGCTAGTGCTGCCAGTGAGGCAATAGAGAAAGTATACAAGGGACAAGCA GTTGGGCCAACTACATTTCAGACTAAGTTTCAGCCACATCTTGTCTGGACTATTGATCag GTTAGaaaaaatgttgaagaaaGAACTCATGAACATATAGATGCCCGATCAAAGGCCAG GTTTGATGGAACTGCATTGGAGCCCCGGAAAGGGATAAGAAGTGGTCATGTACCTGGAAGCAAGTGTGTTCCTTTTCCTCAG TTGTTGGATTCTTCAGTGACACTCTTACCAGCAGATAAGTTGAAAAACAGATTTGATGAAGCAG gcatctCTTTGGAAAGCCCTATTGTTACTTCATGTGGGACTGGTGTAACTGCTTGCATTCTTGCACTG
- the LOC18781419 gene encoding pentatricopeptide repeat-containing protein At3g20730, with amino-acid sequence MHAFCKRGQLQEALRLILSNPTQLDSYYSCYMNILQLCIDERAERPGLLVHNHAITSGFDSNLNLNTKLVIFYSKFGRIVSARNVFDRMPEKNVVSWTAMISGYAQSGCYENALVMFLNMRQAGYRANQFGYGSALRACTGLRCLEVGMQIQGCILKGRFAENLFVQSALVDFHSKCGKIEDAHYLFEEMSERDLVSWNAMIGGYAVQGFADASLQLFHSMMREGMFPDCFTLGSVLRALAGGSGLMKVSQIHGFIMQVGFGSHKTLSGSLINAYAKCGSVESAHKIYKNMMKKDIIACTALITGYAQEGNYSRDVLDLFKEMTLMHLALDGVILCSMLNICANSASLILGRQIHALTFKHQPCYDVAMGNALVDMYAKCGEIEDANHAFDEMEEKNVISWTSLISGYGRHGLGHKAIALYKKMEYEGLEPNGVTFLSLLFACSHAGLTGEGWECFNTMFSKYNILPRAEHFSCIVDLYARAGLLEEAYKLICDMNIKPNASLWGAILGACSIYGNRSLGELAAMHLFEMDPKNSVNYVVLGSIYAASGAWDNALETRNLIENRSLKKEPAQSLLQSTTTKTVLFQPT; translated from the exons ATGCACGCATTCTGCAAAAGGGGTCAACTACAGGAGGCTCTGAGACTAATTCTCTCAAACCCAACTCAGTTAGACTCTTATTATTCTTGCTACATGAATATCTTGCAGCTCTGCATCGATGAACGAGCAGAAAGACCCGGTCTTTTGGTTCATAACCACGCAATAACAAGTGGGTTtgattcaaatttgaatttaaacaCCAAGCTGGTAATATTTTACTCGAAATTTGGCCGCATTGTTAGTGCCCGTAACGTGTTTGATCGAATGCCTGAGAAAAATGTTGTGTCTTGGACCGCTATGATTTCTGGGTATGCTCAAAGTGGATGTTATGAAAATGCTTTGGTGATGTTTTTGAATATGCGTCAGGCAGGTTATAGAGCTAATCAGTTTGGGTATGGTAGCGCATTGAGGGCATGTACAGGTTTGCGGTGTTTGGAAGTAGGGATGCAAATACAGGGGTGTATTCTGAAAGGTAGGTTTGCTGAGAACCTGTTTGTGCAGAGTGCGTTGGTTGATTTTCATTCAAAGTGTGGAAAGATAGAGGATGCGCATTATTTGTTTGAGGAAATGTCGGAAAGGGACTTGGTCTCTTGGAATGCAATGATTGGCGGCTATGCTGTTCAGGGCTTTGCTGATGCCTCATTGCAACTGTTTCATTCAATGATGAGGGAAG GCATGTTCCCTGATTGCTTCACCTTGGGGAGTGTTTTGAGAGCCTTAGCTGGAGGTAGTGGTTTAATGAAGGTAAGTCAAATACATGGGTTCATCATGCAAGTGGGGTTTGGATCACACAAAACTTTAAGTGGATCGCTGATCAATGCATATGCTAAATGTGGAAGTGTAGAGAGTGCTCATAAAATATACAAGAACATGATGAAAAAGGACATTATAGCTTGCACTGCACTGATAACTGGATATGCACAAGAAGGTAACTACAGCAGAGATGTGCTAGATCTCTTTAAAGAAATGACTCTTATGCACCTGGCCTTGGATGGTGTCATATTATGCTCCATGCTTAACATATGTGCCAATAGTGCTTCATTGATCTTGGGAAGACAAATCCATGCCCTGACTTTTAAACACCAACCTTGTTATGATGTGGCCATGGGAAATGCTCTAGTTGATATGTATGCCAAATGcggagaaattgaagatgctAACCATGCTTTTGATgagatggaagaaaaaaatgttatttcATGGACTTCGCTGATTTCTGGATATGGAAGGCATGGCTTAGGACATAAGGCGATTGCTTTATATAAAAAGATGGAATATGAGGGGTTGGAACCTAATGGTGTCACATTCTTGTCTCTTCTCTTTGCTTGCAGCCATGCTGGATTGACAGGTGAAGGATGGGAATGCTTCAATACTATGTTCAGCAAATACAACATCTTGCCTCGAGCTGAGCATTTTTCTTGCATTGTAGATCTTTACGCACGTGCAGGTTTGTTAGAAGAAGCTTACAAGTTGATATGTGACATGAACATCAAGCCTAATGCCTCACTTTGGGGAGCCATTCTTGGGGCATGTAGCATATATGGTAATAGATCACTGGGAGAACTGGCAGCAATGCATCTTTTTGAGATGGATCCAAAGAATTCAGTTAACTATGTTGTTCTAGGAAGCATATATGCTGCATCTGGAGCATGGGACAATGCTTTGGAAACCCGAAATTTGATAGAAAACAGAAGTTTGAAAAAGGAACCAGCACAGAGCCTTTTACAATCCACAACAACGAAAACTGTGCTATTTCAGCCAACTTAA
- the LOC18781508 gene encoding uncharacterized protein LOC18781508 yields MQSRVGSLVKLRNLLTASRNFLSFPKTLISTTSLLFPPATYSTICQAQEESVGEYVRDQPKSSEEILKNWGCSDTDISKMFTRRPALRNADLDQLQFKLNILSGLGISASELVKIINCRPRFLSYRINHCFDERLEYFMRLFESREVLVKAIVKNPSLLTYDFHDKIKPAIALYEGMGLSTSDLTQILLSRPTLIPRTSFNDEKMEYIRKTRLSNHSTMYKYVVAIIGISRLETIRQKVANLEKFGFSEDEIFGLLARSPLVLTLSIDKVQRNMTFIIGKMKLPAPVILEYPFFLYTNLEAVLKPRVFLAEKMQEMDLDLQIKGPVMLTALRMTEKRFLKAFVNCHPKDVADELMEFYINAKGVKRLAEDYSKKNFQQGFPF; encoded by the coding sequence ATGCAATCTAGAGTTGGTTCTTTAGTTAAGCTCCGAAATTTATTGACAGCCTCTCgaaattttttatcttttcccAAAACTCTGATCTCAACAACTTCTCTACTTTTCCCGCCCGCCACCTATTCGACCATTTGCCAAGCCCAGGAAGAAAGTGTAGGAGAATATGTTAGAGACCAACCCAAGAGCTCTGAAGAAATTCTTAAGAACTGGGGTTGTAGTGATACTGACATATCCAAGATGTTCACACGGCGGCCTGCTTTGCGGAATGCTGACCTTGATCAGCTTCAGTTCAAACTAAACATTCTAAGTGGCTTGGGCATTAGTGCATCTGAGCTTGTGAAGATCATCAATTGTCGGCCCCGGTTTCTCAGTTATCGAATTAATCATTGTTTTGATGAGCGGCTTGAGTACTTTATGAGATTGTTTGAGTCGAGGGAAGTTCTTGTCAAAGCCATTGTAAAGAACCCATCTCTATTGACCTATGACTTTCACGATAAAATCAAGCCTGCCATCGCACTATACGAAGGAATGGGTCTTAGCACGAGTGACTTGACCCAAATTCTTCTATCACGGCCCACATTGATCCCAAGAACTTCATTTAATGATGAAAAGATGGAATATATACGAAAAACCAGGCTTTCGAATCATTCAACCATGTATAAGTATGTTGTCGCAATCATTGGCATTTCACGCCTTGAAACTATCCGTCAGAAAGTTGCAAATTTGGAGAAGTTTGGTTTCTCAGAAGATGAGATTTTTGGTCTTTTGGCAAGGTCTCCCCTTGTGCTTACACTGTCAATTGATAAGGTTCAGAGGAACATGACTTTCATTATAGGAAAAATGAAACTTCCCGCCCCAGTGATTCTTGAGTATCCCTTTTTTCTGTACACAAATCTGGAGGCTGTTTTAAAGCCACGAGTATTTCTTGCAGAGAAGATGCAGGAAATGGATCTTGACTTGCAGATTAAAGGCCCTGTGATGCTGACGGCACTGAGGATGACAGAGAAGAGGTTTCTGAAAGCATTTGTTAATTGTCACCCAAAGGATGTTGCTGATGAATTGAtggaattttatataaatgcaaAGGGTGTGAAGCGATTGGCAGAAGACTACTCCAAGAAGAACTTCCAGCAAGGATTTCCTTTCTAA
- the LOC18778239 gene encoding uncharacterized protein LOC18778239, whose protein sequence is MEELHQAALAYYNNGSQNLQLLAANFFRSMDRNGDGRVSKSEFITFLRQNGYGWINPSFFNNLDRNRDGGLDFEEVLTFYYIIKTRNLWCDGCGVCLKGLYFTCVECFDRAANTYDLCSRCYSSRRFRHNHTCFLDNHMLLRSKRTQLRQAGPPNLNLVITPARQIFYPPATPARVYISFQFFFSFG, encoded by the exons ATGGAGGAACTACACCAGGCAGCTTTAGCATATTACAACAATGGGTCACAAAATCTTCAGCTGCTGGCTGCCAACTTCTTCCGATCCATGGACAGAAATGGCGATGGTCGAGTAAGCAAGTCTGAGTTCATTACATTTCTTCGGCAGAACGGCTATGGTTGGATTAACCCTAGCTTCTTCAACAATCTGGATCGAAACCGTGATGGCGGTCTGGATTTTGAAGAAGTGCTTACATTTTACTACATCATTAAGACCAGGAACTTGTGGTGCGATGGTTGTGGGGTGTGTCTAAAAGGGTTGTATTTTACGTGTGTTGAGTGCTTCGACAGAGCCGCCAACACGTATGATCTATGCTCCCGTTGCTACTCCAGCAGGCGGTTCCGCCACAACCACACCTGCTTCTTGGATAACCATATGCTGCTGAGATCAAAGAGAACGCAACTTAGACAAGCTGGTCCTCCAAACCTGAATTTG GTAATCACTCCAGCACGACAAATTTTCTACCCTCCAGCTACACCTGCTAGGGTATATATatcttttcagttttttttctcttttggttga